CTCCTCAACGACCTAGTCTAGTGTTCCAGACGTCTGTTTGAAGTAGAAGTGAGCTCATTAGAAGAGCTCAGTGTCCGTTCCTATAACATGCTCACCGTAGCTCAAAGTACTCATAGGGAAAACACTCTTTTGGGATTAATTCAAGGGAAATAGACAATGCCACATCAACATTCGTAGAAATGGCCCATGGAAAGTACGAAACATTAGTGGGGGAAGGAGGGGGAGGCCGAAGCCACAAAGCAATGAACAGAAGaaccaaaatatttttgaaaacgaCAGCAAGGTTCTCGTCcttgaaaatgacaaaaataagtaatGCTCACTTAAGGTTCAAACTCCTACATGGAAAATGGTAAAAAGTACGGCCAAAACACAGACATATGTAAAACAAAACTTATGCAGATCCGATGAAGCAAGTATCCATCAATAACCTCTGCCAAGTTGAAACTTCCACAAGTTTACAGCTTATCCTCGAACTCGGATAGAGGGGTCATCTGCTCCTTCAAACCCTTCCTCTTGCGGATATCAAGGACAAGTTGATTAGCTTGTGAGCCAACTTCCAATGGGTCGGATGACATCATGTCCCAATGATCGAACACACATTGTGGGAAAGCTTGACCTGAAGTAGCAGCTCTCAAGGTACCTGAAAATCCAAATGACTCAACGACAGGAAGGTATGCCTTGATGTTGTAAAGAGGGGTTCCCGGCCTCTGCATCTCCTCGAACACATGTCCACGCTTCTGGTTCAGAACACTATAGATGCCACCAAGGGCTTGCTCTGGAGCTTGAATCTCGACCAGGTAAACGGGCTCCAACAGGCGGGGCTTGGCAGTAAGCTGAGAAGCATAGATAACCCTCCTGGCAGTGGGAATAACTTGGCCACCACCCCTGTGAATAGCATCAGCATGAAGAACAACATCACAGACTTCAAAGCAAATACCTCTCATGTTCTCTTCAGCCAATGCACCTTCCTTGGAAGCCCACTGGAAACCAGCAACAACAGAATCCTTAATTTCATTCAGGTACTGAACTCCCTTACACATATCCACCACCATGTTGGGACCAGTTGTCTCTGGACCAAAGCACCAAATTTTCTTAGCAAGATCTTTGTCCCAACCAAACTCCTCAGCCAAGATCTTGGAACGGATTTTGGGATCATCCCTAGGGCCAATGCGTCCATCATCAATAGCCTCAGCAAGCCCTTCCTCCAATGGTCTGGCTTCCATGTACAAACGGTTGTGTTTGTTAGGAGACTTGCTCATCACAGTCCGAACAGACTTCTCGAGAACTGTCTCACGGAAGGACACAACAGGATCAGATTTTATAATTTCAGCACCGCCCATGAAGTCATCCTGCAAGTCCTTCAGGCAGATCTCAAGGTGGAGTTCTCCAGCACCAGCAATGATATGCTCTCCAGACTCTTCAATAGAACAAACAACCATAGGATCAGATTTTGCCAGACGTTTCAACCCTTCAACAAGCTTGGGGAGGTCAGATGCAACCTTGCACTGAACAGCAACACGCACAACTGGTGAGACAGAAAACTTCATTGCTTTGATTGGGTGCGCATCGACTTCCTTCTCATTGGTCAATGTTGCATTCTTGGTAATATATTGATCTAAACCGACCATGGCAACAGTGTTACCACAGGGAACATCCTCAACAGTTTCTTGTCTCTTACCCATCCAAATAACAGTTCTCTGGatatttttaacatataaaTCCTTCTTTTCACCAGGAACAAAGTTAGGTCCCATGATTCTAACCTTCTGACCAGTACAAACCTTTCCGGCAAATACACGACCAAAAGCAAAGAATCTACCCTTGTCAGATGCTGGAATCATCTTGGATACATAAAGCATAAGCGGCCCTTCTGGGTCACAGTTCCTGATGGCATTGGCATATTGATCATCAAGGGGTCCCTCATACAGATTTTCCACACGGTATTTTTGAGCTGTGGAAGGGGATGGAAGATGGTATATCATCATTTCCAGTAGAGCAGTACTAGCAGGAAGCCAGGTCTGCATCACACGCTTCATCAGTGGCTTGCCCATCAAATCTTTCTCATCAGATTTCATGGTTACACCAAGCTTAGTCAACATTGGCCAGAGCTTATCTTTCTGATCATTCATGCAGGTGTTAATAATCTGCTTGATTGGCTCATAGCAGAATTGAACAAACCCACGCTTGCATGAAGGCGACCCGTTGTTTTTGGTTGTCCACTTTTTGGTGGCAGGGTCAAAAAAGTTCTCGCCCCAGAGCCTTTCCATCATCTTAGACTCGTCAACTCCGAATTTGGAAGCATACATCTTGGCAAAATTGGTGAGAGTGAAAGCCCACCCATGCAATCCAGCAGAGAAAGCAACAGTACCTTTCTCAGGATAAACCTGGACATCACCGAGAAGGGGATCCTCATATGTAGCCATAATAACATTAGCATTCTCAATAACTCTTTGGAACGTCTGATAAGCCTCCTCACCATCAACCTGAAGCTCAAGGAAACACCTGTCCATCTTATTAACTGTCAAGACAGGACGAATCCTTTCACCAAGGGCCTGACGGAGCACAGTCTCTGTCTGGACACAGACACCTTCCACACAATCGACCACAACAAGGGCACCATCAGTAATACGAAGAGCAGCTGTCACTTCAGACGAGAAGTCGACGTGCCCAGGTGAATCGATGAGATTGATGAGGTACTCGTTCCCCATTCTCTCTCCCTTGTAGTTCTTCAAGGATGCATCAGTCATCTCGTAGTAAAGTGAAATACCAGTGGACTTGATGGTGATACCACGTTCAGCCTCATCCGCACGTGTATCTGTCATTCTGACATCACCGGCAACTTCCTGAGCAATGATACCAGCAGCCGCAACCAGAGAATCGGTAAGGGTAGATTTTCCTGTCGGGTTAAATATATCGCAGAATTAGAAACTCCTATTCTTCATCTGATTACTAAACCCATAGATAATACACTATTACCAATAACAAGAATATTGTCCATGGCAATACGAAGGAGAAGAAATCTAATGAAACAATATTAAGCAAAACTGTAACAGCCCAAAAATATAGAAGGTTGTTTCAATGATTCCAGGTGATCAGAATAAAGTTTCCTTCCCATTTGACATGGATGACAATTTCACAAGAAAGAATTTAGACTAACTTGACTAATATTAGTTTAATTGCTTACCATGGTCCACATGAGCAATAACAGACATATTACGAATGTTATGCTTTAAGTCCATAATCCTCCTAAGCTCTTCAGCTGTGAACTTCACCATCTTGAATGCTTGTTAATGTAACAACTAAGAATTAATTTCGGTTCCTGCCATTTGAAACCACGATAAATGTTAAACATCAACCAAAACGCACTTTATTCTCCTAAAGTGTAAATCCATGTGGCTCTGAGTCACCAACTAACAAAAAATCAAGATGATCCACGATATCCATACAGCACAAAATGTAAAAgtaacatatcatatacattaaaAGCTACAAAACAATTACTCCTACTATGTTGAATATAAGCACACAAAAGAAGCAGGTGGTTAAAAATACAAAGTTCAATTATAACTAAACTGTGAACTTTAATCTAAGACAAGACTCtaaaaagaaacacaaaatcaCTGATAAACAAGATCCATACAGAACAAAAGGTAACTAATCATTTAAATTAAGCTTAAAGAACCACACAGAGCAGACACAGACAGCCTGGTATTCAAATTTTAGACCAATTACAACCACTAGACCATACGCGCACGTGcacgcacacacacatataacagGATcaggaaattttcaaaaatatacagcccaacataaaatattacgccacgtagccatattttcagtttatacaatattatacaacattatacataatgtataaaCCTGGTATAAAAGTGTGtaatagtgtataaaaggtgtttatacacaaatatgggctacaccaggtaacaaactcaaaataagGGCCAAATATGGGCTACACCaggtaacaaactcaaaataagGGCTACAGAGCGTAATTTTCCCCGATCTATCATGAAATGAAACAGCTTAATCAAATCTTTCACCAAACGAAAAGAAAACAGCTTCTGTAATATTAACATGAGCTAAAAACATAGAGATAtccaaaccaacaacatcaaacaaCTAAAAAACGACTAAAAATATTTCAACACATGAATAAATAGAAACCTTCTATTTATTCACCAACATAATAAACTGCAAATAAACAACAGATCTGGACTAGATCTATACAAAAACACCTAACAAATGGCactataaattaataaaaatattgaatACAAAGTGTGGTTTTACCAGAGAAAAGCAAAATCACAATACAGATCAAAGAGAAATAAGGTTAACATTTAGACTCGGAATGACAAAGCAGTAGTAGTAGAAATATCAGAGAAAAGAGAGTCTTACTGAGAAATGAGAAGTGGGCGGCTATGAGTAATGTGAGACCTTACAATTGTGCCGCTATGATAAGAGCTGAGGTTTGCATTTGTGCCAAGGTATATACCCCTTTCTTAATGGGCCGCAGCCGACTTAAACCCCTCCGCTTACTATCTACATGGGCCTTTATTGGGTCCATCTCAAATAAGAGGCCCATGGTCCAGCCAAAGACAAGACTTTCTATTGTAATTACAGCCTATTCGGCCTAGCGGCTAAAAACTGGagaagtatttttcaaaaaagtacttttagtgAAAAACAGTTTATGTTTGACTAATTCATTAGAAAATTACTTTTGACTGCTTTTAATAAGCAGAGTGTGTTTGGCTAATCTTCTTAAAAAAGTGTTTATTAGTGTCAAATtacgaaaaaaataattatcaatGAGCGTTTACTGTCAAGATTATTTTAcagaaagaaattattttaaatatctatTATGAAATATTtcaattaagtttttttttcaattaagtttttacttttagttaattaaaataattaaaaaaactaattaatataatacatatataaatcaaagaaaatattaaatattgttATAATATCAACATGATGatttaaatatactaaaaatctacaaaaaaaaaatcaaaatcattccacaAATTATAAAAGTCTATTACATACGTGAAAGCTAACTTTATACCAcgtaaaattaaaataaaaagaattattaattaaaaattaatggaTTAATGAGGGATATACTTGGTAATATGTATTTATGGTAGGAATATATTTGtcttgaaaaaaatgattttctgcTTCTGCTTTTTTCAAGGAGCAGAAATTTTTACGCTTCTCCGCAATCGCagaaaaactgcttctgcttCTACTTAGAATCAGTTTTACTAATTGGTCAAACGCCTCAAATAACGCAAAAAAGGgcattttttccaaaaaaaaaaaaaaaaatcacgttTGGCCTCAAAACCGCTaagccaaacaggctcttaataCACTACTACAAATCAATAtcaatctatatctatatataatataaagcaacGCATAGACAAGGTGGTGTGAtacctctctatggccaccattcctatttatcttttttctcctttttttgatattttttccttcatttctctACATAATTTATTAACTAATTAGATTAGCAAAAGCctcataaattaaaatatcTCCTCACAATAGTTAGCCCAAATAGCAATAAAGCACAATTACATCCCATTCAGCACACGTTATAGTAATATTAATTGGTACATTAATTTTGTTTGCGCTAAAGTCCTGGAGCCGTTTTTCATCACAATCCATTTTTTTATTACTAAACTTTTCCTCTCTTCCATAATTACTTATTTATGTAAAATTTTGAATAGGATAAGCTTGGAAACCCTAAAATATGAAAGGTCTACACATTTATAATACCTTTAATTCTCATTAAAAAGTTTACTCTACCTTCTCTTTAAATTTACACACACAACCAAATTCGTTAAGCTTGCCTATCGCTTcgtctttttttcattttcgaTTTTCTAAAGCTACTTAGCAGAGTGAAAAACATCATGCCTCTCTGAAGATATAAttactaaattttaattttcagtCTTTTCCCTCAATATATCCATAGACTTGTCAGTTAATTACtcattattgttgttattttacAGGACTGATCTACTGTATATTTGCAATTGAATTTTGATGATGTTGCTTATTGAGATAGTTTAGTCATTTAAGATTGTAAATTTTCTCCATCATGATAGTGAATACGTCTGGTTCTCACATATTCTGTAAACATTTTCTAAAAGGGTTTTATAATATAGCATGATCATTCCATTTATTGCTTTAAAGTAAATAAAGTTTTAGGTTGAGTATTCGATTGAACTTCTAGGGGAATGTCGATTTTTAAATTTACATACTCACACACAACCAGATTATTTCAACTATAGCATCTATTGCTTTGTTTTTTTCGTTTTCGATTTTCTTTTACACATTttagttcattatttttgtttggAACCTACATATTTAGTTTTATACACATGGtcttgcttctttttttctatAAGATCCCAACATCTACTCAAATTCTTCCTCCACTTTCCTTTATTTTAATATTCATATATTAGTGACAAAAGCAGGAATGTGCATTGAAAGTTTCGTTCGACTTGATTTTGGCTAATTGGATGAGGAAAAACAAAAGCATGAGTGTAGATTGACAGTTTGATTTTGGCTAATTGGATGAGGAGAGAGTTGATTGCTTAACTCATGAAATAAGTTAATCATTTGAGGACAAATGTCAATGAGCTTTTTTTTCCATTAATTGGGTGCTGAATTTTTGTATTTTACAGAAATTGAATTTAATAAAGCAAGATTTTCTCTATTTAAAGTGAGTGTTAGTTTTGCCTTTGGTGTCTTCTAAGACCGTGTGTCAACTAATAGGTGACAaagtaaataataattgtttgaatgttcaaagtattaataaaatattttagagcattgtgttatgacttcagaaaaaaaaaattgtctcatGTAATTGTTCCATGCGATATTAGATAATTTCCTTCACTTCATGTGTGTTTGAAGCTTTATATATCTTTAGTTCAAAATAAAGCCTTATTTGAACTTTGTTTTTCTCCCGCTAGCTTTGAGTCTTTGAcctattttcttatataaaagACAGTTGTTAGTGCATATGTAACAGGTTGGAAATTGAGATATTCAGATGCActtagaaattaaaatttcactAAATTGTAGAAATTTATCTAATGCatgtaatattttgatttaaCTTAATGTTTAAAAATGTAAGATTCGCAAAATACAGGTAAGTTAAAGTTATAAactttgtacatttgaataaaagttaaatatagTTATAGTGTTTCCTGAACacacttttgttattttttattttttatttttgagtacCATGAAAAGATTGAATTATAAAATCAATTGGGTTTTTACAACCGCGCAAAGGGCGGACAGGTTCACTAGTATTCGATAAATGGATGGACCCGAGTGGTCATATTTTCTGACGATGAAACTGATGTGGCTAGAATAAAGTTGATAAGagaatctatatctatatctatattctatatataatattcagttaggcatagataaggtgatgtgacacctctctatgacctccattgatattttttcttttttttcaattttttggcctttttctcttcattctctat
This genomic window from Lycium ferocissimum isolate CSIRO_LF1 unplaced genomic scaffold, AGI_CSIRO_Lferr_CH_V1 ctg6647, whole genome shotgun sequence contains:
- the LOC132045429 gene encoding elongation factor 2; this translates as MVKFTAEELRRIMDLKHNIRNMSVIAHVDHGKSTLTDSLVAAAGIIAQEVAGDVRMTDTRADEAERGITIKSTGISLYYEMTDASLKNYKGERMGNEYLINLIDSPGHVDFSSEVTAALRITDGALVVVDCVEGVCVQTETVLRQALGERIRPVLTVNKMDRCFLELQVDGEEAYQTFQRVIENANVIMATYEDPLLGDVQVYPEKGTVAFSAGLHGWAFTLTNFAKMYASKFGVDESKMMERLWGENFFDPATKKWTTKNNGSPSCKRGFVQFCYEPIKQIINTCMNDQKDKLWPMLTKLGVTMKSDEKDLMGKPLMKRVMQTWLPASTALLEMMIYHLPSPSTAQKYRVENLYEGPLDDQYANAIRNCDPEGPLMLYVSKMIPASDKGRFFAFGRVFAGKVCTGQKVRIMGPNFVPGEKKDLYVKNIQRTVIWMGKRQETVEDVPCGNTVAMVGLDQYITKNATLTNEKEVDAHPIKAMKFSVSPVVRVAVQCKVASDLPKLVEGLKRLAKSDPMVVCSIEESGEHIIAGAGELHLEICLKDLQDDFMGGAEIIKSDPVVSFRETVLEKSVRTVMSKSPNKHNRLYMEARPLEEGLAEAIDDGRIGPRDDPKIRSKILAEEFGWDKDLAKKIWCFGPETTGPNMVVDMCKGVQYLNEIKDSVVAGFQWASKEGALAEENMRGICFEVCDVVLHADAIHRGGGQVIPTARRVIYASQLTAKPRLLEPVYLVEIQAPEQALGGIYSVLNQKRGHVFEEMQRPGTPLYNIKAYLPVVESFGFSGTLRAATSGQAFPQCVFDHWDMMSSDPLEVGSQANQLVLDIRKRKGLKEQMTPLSEFEDKL